A region of Vitis riparia cultivar Riparia Gloire de Montpellier isolate 1030 chromosome 12, EGFV_Vit.rip_1.0, whole genome shotgun sequence DNA encodes the following proteins:
- the LOC117926082 gene encoding uncharacterized protein LOC117926082 → MALWAPAQNLSVVFSANGSEARMKAMWRRRDSVVVRTASSEVSSSGGGEMAAYEEGHLERPNWAGETPLSRLVGAIISFKPLYSVLKLGARQVLISTAEKTNIPWREMTNEILESDVYKEMESIENPSVVYPDYYLNPFHAYDEGNLSWLAAAEAEAATMSMVRRATPDASSLEEANKIVRGNWLQAIERHHLQYSGNSMIRDILDVGCSVGVSTRFLADKFPSAKVTGLDLSPYFLAVAQFKEKERASRKNPINWVHANGEDSGLPSKSFDIVSMAYVLHECPARAIVGLVREAFRLLRPGGTIALTDNSPKSKVLQELSPVLFTLMKSTEPFLDEYYLTDLEGRMREAGFVNVTTVLTDKRHRTVTGTVPLFHLCSPLSVMDTEEKISNDQEGVDDSEETDAVELILFQVSECYVYLIPPRKSAASYRADEWNVNKWAWEGTLKVVSKGEECIIKLEDKKTGELYARAFLRNGEPHPVEPVIDSSRYFVLRIEENIGGRLRHAFIGLGFRERPEAYDFQAALHDHMKYLNKKKTAEEMEQHYQKASSVDYSLKDGETLVLQIKNKSGHGVKSKFFEQQSMNNLSLEEKTNQKEPICIKPPPPPPGPLSPAGKGPNSPSNWVPNFNLEGTSKDEAQDSIRESKEPPSLEKQSPQDTPDDDFGDFQTAG, encoded by the exons ATGGCGTTGTGGGCACCAGCACAGAACCTCTCTGTAGTCTTCTCAGCCAATGGGTCTGAAGCAAGAATGAAAGCAATGTGGAGAAGAAGAGACTCAGTGGTGGTCAGAACGGCGTCGTCTGAGGTGTCGAGCAGTGGAGGCGGAGAAATGGCGGCGTACGAGGAGGGGCATCTGGAGCGACCCAATTGGGCAGGAGAAACCCCTTTGTCTCGGCTTGTTGGAGCTATCATTTCCTTCAAACCTCTCTATTCTGTTCTCAAGCTCGGTGCCAGACAAGTTCTTATCAG TACAGctgagaaaacaaatataccaTGGCGAGAAATGACGAACGAGATTCTGGAGTCAGATGTTTACAAGGAGATGGAAAGCATCGAGAACCCTTCGGTCGTATACCCAGATT ATTATTTGAATCCCTTCCATGCATATGATGAGGGCAACCTTTCATGGCTG GCTGCAGCAGAAGCAGAAGCTGCAACTATGTCAATGGTGAGGCGAGCGACCCCTGATGCCTCTTCATTAGAAGAAGCAAATAAAATAGTACGTGGGAATTGGCTTCAAGCGATTGAACGGCATCATCTACAGTATTCAGGAAATTCCATGATCAGAGACATTCTAGATGTTGGATGCTCCGTAGGTGTCAGCACCAGATTTCTTGCTGACAAATTTCCTTCAGCTAAAGTCACT GGCCTGGATTTGTCACCCTACTTTCTTGCTGTAGCTCAAtttaaggaaaaggaaagagcTTCAAGAAAGAACCCGATCAACTGGGTACATGCAAATGGGGAAGATTCAGGCTTGCCTTCTAAATCATTTGACATTGTCTCAATGGCTTATGTG CTCCATGAATGTCCGGCACGAGCCATTGTTGGCTTGGTGAGGGAAGCCTTCCGGCTGCTTCGGCCTGGAGGCACGATTGCTTTGACAGATAATTCA CCGAAGTCAAAGGTCCTTCAG GAATTGTCTCCAGTTCTGTTTACGTTAATGAAGAGCACGGAGCCATTTCTAGATGAATACTACCTCACTGATCTGGAAGGAAGAATGCGAGAGGCTGGGTTTGTGAATGTGACAACAGTTTTGACAGACAAGAGACACAGGACGGTGACTGGAACAGTACCTCTAT TTCATCTCTGCAGTCCATTGTCGGTCATGGACACAGAAGAGAAGATATCGAACGATCAGGAAGGCGTTGATGACAGCGAAGAGACTGACGCAGTAGAGCTCATCCTCTTTCAAGTCTCTGAATGCTATGTTTATTTG ATACCCCCAAGGAAAAGTGCAGCTTCCTACAG GGCTGATGAATGGAATGTCAACAAATGGGCCTGGGAGGGGACACTGAAAGTTGTTAGCAAGGGAGAAGAATGCATTATCAAACTTGAAGATAAGAAAACAG GTGAATTATATGCTCGGGCATTTTTGAGAAATGGAGAACCACATCCTGTGGAGCCTGTAATTGATAGCAGCAG ATACTTTGTTCTTCGTATAGAAGAGAACATTG GTGGTCGTCTTCGACATGCTTTCATTGGCCTTGGGTTTAGAGAAAGGCCGGAAGCTTATGACTTCCAGGCAGCCCTGCATGACCATATGAA ATAtctgaacaaaaagaaaacagcTGAAGAGATGGAACAGCATTACCAGAAAGCTTCATCTGTGGATTACAGTTTAAAAGATGGGGAGACTCTAGTTCTACAAATAAAGAAT AAAAGTGGGCATGGGGTGAAGTCCAAGTTTTTTGAGCAGCAGAGTATGAACAATCTCTCACTGGAAGAAAAGACCAACCAAAAAGAGCCAATTTGTATCAAACCCCCGCCACCTCCACCAGGACCACTTTCACCTGCTGGTAAGGGCCCAAATTCCCCATCAAACTGGGTACCAAATTTCAACCTGGAGGGAACTTCCAAAGATGAGGCCCAAGACTCCATAAGAGAATCAAAAGAACCACCTTCTCTTGAAAAGCAAAGCCCCCAAGATACACCAGATGATGACTTCGGGGATTTTCAAACAGCAGGAtag
- the LOC117926431 gene encoding uncharacterized protein LOC117926431 isoform X2, with the protein MDFKGITWVGNMYQKFETICLEVEDIMYQDTVKYFENHVKYVEDQVETVGESVKKFCSEIVQDLLLPDSLEVTDSNLSLDQHDNVKLCKKPKVGIKEEAKVGIKEEAKVGIKEEAKVSIKEEFIKFDIDRLTEHSEIADLNEDVEHKSSFTGLHGVNNLFQSYSGNSVRGACSDLHLVQNDDGVMCKNLDAGIKRNPVKVSQFPIEVSGVITPMSGDVSRLPSSLNENCENKCNQMAITSPPASVEITECNLEGAICNEIADVTAISVDLPSVPLVESIGKEGREMVFSSRGGLSSELNAGNIPMDNGVGSLIGSFRDIQHNETAEKEDLLSHSGSDGWNIDAIEINDVIEQGIETTKDLLDKMKLEDACVMVDGDELHVVSHREGKVWLVKKKLRNAFYSKRRLARKEYERLAVWHRVIDSESNQPGAESLTPSPSTDSDKRTSPDDDFCQSEWELL; encoded by the exons ATGGATTTCAAAGGTATAACCTGGGTTGGGAATATGTACCAGAAGTTTGAAACTATTTGCTTGGAAGTGGAAGATATTATGTATCAG GACACTGTTAAATACTTTGAAAATCATGTTAAGTATGTTGAAGATCAGGTGGAAACAGTTGGTGAAAGTGTTAAAAAGTTCTGTTCAGAAATTGTGCAAGATTTGCTGCTTCCTGATTCTTTGGAAGTGACAGATTCTAACCTGTCCCTGGACCAACATGATAATGTCAAGTTGTGTAAAAAGCCAAAAGTTGGTATCAAGGAAGAGGCAAAAGTTGGTATCAAGGAAGAGGCAAAAGTTGGCATCAAGGAAGAGGCAAAAGTTAGCATCAAGGAGGAATTCATAAAGTTTGATATTGATCGATTGACCGAGCATTCTGAAATTGCTGATCTAAATGAGGATGTGGAGCACAAATCATCTTTCACTGGGCTGCATGGTGTAAATAACTTATTCCAATCATATTCTGGGAATTCAGTTAGAGGGGCATGCTCTGACTTGCATTTGGTGCAAAATGATGATGGGGTCATGTGCAAGAATCTAGATGCTGGTATCAAACGAAATCCTGTAAAGGTGAGTCAGTTTCCAATTGAGGTGTCAGGGGTAATCACTCCTATGTCAGGTGATGTAAGCAGACTGCCATCATCCCtgaatgaaaattgtgaaaacaaGTGTAATCAGATGGCTATAACTTCGCCCCCAGCTTCAGTTGAGATTACAGAGTGCAACTTGGAAGGAGCAATTTGTAATGAGATTGCTGATGTGACTGCTATTTCAGTTGATCTTCCATCAGTTCCTTTAGTTGAATCCATTGGGAAGGAAGGGAGGGAGATGGTGTTTTCTTCCAGAGGTGGCTTATCATCAGAATTAAATG CTGGAAACATCCCCATGGACAATGGGGTGGGTTCTCTGATTGGGTCCTTCAGGGATATTCAACACAATGAAACTGCAGAAAAGGAGGACCTTTTGTCCCATTCAG GATCAGATGGCTGGAATATAGATGCTATTGAGATCAATGATGTTATTGAGCAAGGAATTGAAACCACCAAAGACTTGCTTGATAAGATGAAGCTTGAGGATGCGTGTGTTATGGTGGATGGTGACGAACTTCATGTTGTTTCTCACAGGGAAGGCAAAGTCTGGCTTGTCAAg AAAAAGCTTCGTAATGCTTTTTATTCAAAGAGGAGATTAGCCAGAAAGGAGTATGAGCGGCTTGCTGTCTGGCATAGAGTCATTGATTCAGAATCCAACCAGCCTGGTGCTGAGAGTTTGACACCAAGTCCTAGTACAGACTCAGACAAAAGAACATCTCCAGATGATGATTTCTGCCAATCTGAGTGGGAGCTTCTCTAA
- the LOC117926081 gene encoding uncharacterized protein LOC117926081: MDFKGITWVGNMYQKFETICLEVEDIMYQDTVKYFENHVKYVEDQVETVGESVKKFCSEIVQDLLLPDSLEVTDSNLSLDQHDNVKLCKKPKVGIKEEAKVGIKEEAKVGIKEEAKVSIKEEFIKFDIDRLTEHSEIADLNEDVEHKSSFTGLHGVNNLFQSYSGNSVRGACSDLHLVQNDDGVMCKNLDAGIKRNPVKVSQFPIEVSGVITPMSGDVSRLPSSLNENCETSVIRLAITSPPASVEITECNLEGAICNEIADVTAISVDLPSVPLVESIGKEGREMCFLPEVAYHQN, from the exons ATGGATTTCAAAGGTATAACCTGGGTTGGGAATATGTACCAGAAGTTTGAAACTATTTGCTTGGAAGTGGAAGATATTATGTATCAG GACACTGTTAAATACTTTGAAAATCATGTTAAGTATGTTGAAGATCAGGTGGAAACAGTTGGTGAAAGTGTTAAAAAGTTCTGTTCAGAAATTGTGCAAGATTTGCTGCTTCCTGATTCTTTGGAAGTGACAGATTCTAACCTGTCCCTGGACCAACATGATAATGTCAAGTTGTGTAAAAAGCCAAAAGTTGGTATCAAGGAAGAGGCAAAAGTTGGTATCAAGGAAGAGGCAAAAGTTGGCATCAAGGAAGAGGCAAAAGTTAGCATCAAGGAGGAATTCATAAAGTTTGATATTGATCGATTGACTGAGCATTCTGAGATTGCTGATCTAAATGAGGATGTGGAGCACAAATCATCTTTCACTGGGCTGCATGGTGTAAATAACTTATTCCAATCATATTCTGGGAATTCAGTTAGAGGGGCATGCTCTGACTTGCATTTGGTGCAAAATGATGATGGGGTCATGTGCAAGAATCTAGATGCTGGTATCAAACGAAATCCTGTAAAGGTGAGTCAGTTTCCAATTGAGGTGTCAGGGGTAATCACTCCTATGTCAGGTGATGTAAGCAGACTGCCATCATCCCtgaatgaaaattgtgaaacaagTGTAATCAGATTGGCTATAACTTCGCCCCCAGCTTCAGTTGAGATTACAGAGTGCAACTTGGAAGGAGCAATTTGTAATGAGATTGCTGATGTGACTGCTATTTCAGTTGATCTTCCATCAGTTCCTTTAGTTGAATCTATTGGGAAGGAAGGGAGGGAGATGTGTTTTCTTCCAGAGGTGGCTTATCATCAGAATTAA
- the LOC117926433 gene encoding protein trichome birefringence-like 42 isoform X2 yields MDTTIIERWKLCICASFIGCIILVLCLNQSRNSANLSALQNPAISITSFNQFPTPSIEFSAASTLIVFRPKAVNHNEDRCNIFDGQWVYDSRARPFYEGPQCPFLSDQVSCRRNGRSDTDYEKWSWRAKGCEIPRFNATDMLERLRGKRVIIVGDSLNRNQWESLACLLYSAVPPSRAYIETRSSVYKVFRAKDYNCSVEFYWSPFLVQLDVKKENGTRVLRLDKLSSSARLWRGADIMVFNTGHWWAHQGKLRAWDLFQYRGKLVEEMEIESALDIAMKTWARWIRHKLDRNKTRVFFRSISPSHTGKQCYNETQPILDESDAASFPKSLTEIIEGTIKAMKNPVRYLNITNLSEYRRDAHPSIYSRKQEERQQRKEFHPDCSHWCLPGLPDTWNGLLYASLVFDTSGHISDS; encoded by the exons ATGGACACCACCATCATTGAGAGATGGAAGCTTTGTATATGTGCAAGCTTCATAGGCTGCATCATTCTAGTGCTGTGCCTCAATCAGAGTCGCAACAGCGCCAACCTTTCAGCTCTTCAAAACCCAGCAATATCCATAACATCTTTCAATCAG TTTCCCACCCCAAGCATTGAGTTCTCTGCAGCATCTACGCTCATTGTGTTCAGGCCGAAAGCAGTGAACCACAACGAAGACAGGTGCAACATCTTCGATGGGCAATGGGTTTACGACTCAAGGGCGAGGCCCTTCTATGAAGGACCCCAGTGTCCATTCCTCAGTGATCAAGTAAGCTGCAGAAGGAACGGGAGATCAGATACTGACTATGAGAAATGGAGTTGGAGAGCAAAAGGCTGTGAGATTCCAAG GTTTAATGCCACAGACATGCTGGAGAGGCTTAGAGGGAAGAGAGTGATTATAGTCGGAGACTCCCTCAATAGAAACCAGTGGGAATCGCTTGCTTGCCTTCTTTATTCTGCTGTTCCTCCTTCACGAGCCTATATTGAAACTCGGAGCAGTGTCTACAAGGTCTTCAGAGCAAAG GACTACAACTGTTCCGTGGAGTTCTACTGGAGCCCATTTCTAGTGCAGCTAGAtgtcaaaaaggaaaatggcaCTAGAGTACTGAGGCTTGATAAACTTTCAAGCTCAGCCCGGCTGTGGCGAGGCGCGGACATTATGGTGTTCAACACTGGGCACTGGTGGGCGCATCAAGGAAAGTTGAGAGC GTGGGACTTGTTTCAATACAGGGGAAAATTGGTGGAGGAAATGGAGATAGAATCAGCATTAGATATAGCCATGAAGACCTGGGCACGTTGGATCAGGCATAAATTGGATAGGAATAAAACAAGAGTATTCTTCCGGAGCATTTCACCCTCCCACACCGGGAAGCAATGCTACAATGAAACTCAGCCCATCTTGGATGAATCCGATGCAGCATCATTCCCCAAGTCCCTGACTGAGATCATTGAGGGAACAATCAAAGCAATGAAAAACCCAGTGCGATACTTGAACATCACCAATCTATCTGAGTACCGAAGAGATGCCCATCCATCAATCTATTCCAGAAAGCAAGAGGAGCGACAACAGCGAAAAGAGTTTCATCCTGATTGTAGCCACTGGTGCCTGCCAGGGCTGCCGGATACATGGAACGGTCTATTGTATGCATCCTTGGTGTTTGACACCTCAGGACACATTTCTGATTCTTGA
- the LOC117926433 gene encoding protein trichome birefringence-like 42 isoform X1 translates to MDTTIIERWKLCICASFIGCIILVLCLNQSRNSANLSALQNPAISITSFNQFPTPSIEFSNSANLSALQNPAISITSFNQFPTPSIEFSAASTLIVFRPKAVNHNEDRCNIFDGQWVYDSRARPFYEGPQCPFLSDQVSCRRNGRSDTDYEKWSWRAKGCEIPRFNATDMLERLRGKRVIIVGDSLNRNQWESLACLLYSAVPPSRAYIETRSSVYKVFRAKDYNCSVEFYWSPFLVQLDVKKENGTRVLRLDKLSSSARLWRGADIMVFNTGHWWAHQGKLRAWDLFQYRGKLVEEMEIESALDIAMKTWARWIRHKLDRNKTRVFFRSISPSHTGKQCYNETQPILDESDAASFPKSLTEIIEGTIKAMKNPVRYLNITNLSEYRRDAHPSIYSRKQEERQQRKEFHPDCSHWCLPGLPDTWNGLLYASLVFDTSGHISDS, encoded by the exons ATGGACACCACCATCATTGAGAGATGGAAGCTTTGTATATGTGCAAGCTTCATAGGCTGCATCATTCTAGTGCTGTGCCTCAATCAGAGTCGCAACAGCGCCAACCTTTCAGCTCTTCAAAACCCAGCAATATCCATAACATCTTTCAATCAGTTTCCCACCCCAAGCATTGAGTTCTCCAACAGCGCCAACCTTTCAGCTCTTCAAAACCCAGCAATATCCATAACATCTTTCAATCAGTTTCCCACCCCAAGCATTGAGTTCTCTGCAGCATCTACGCTCATTGTGTTCAGGCCGAAAGCAGTGAACCACAACGAAGACAGGTGCAACATCTTCGATGGGCAATGGGTTTACGACTCAAGGGCGAGGCCCTTCTATGAAGGACCCCAGTGTCCATTCCTCAGTGATCAAGTAAGCTGCAGAAGGAACGGGAGATCAGATACTGACTATGAGAAATGGAGTTGGAGAGCAAAAGGCTGTGAGATTCCAAG GTTTAATGCCACAGACATGCTGGAGAGGCTTAGAGGGAAGAGAGTGATTATAGTCGGAGACTCCCTCAATAGAAACCAGTGGGAATCGCTTGCTTGCCTTCTTTATTCTGCTGTTCCTCCTTCACGAGCCTATATTGAAACTCGGAGCAGTGTCTACAAGGTCTTCAGAGCAAAG GACTACAACTGTTCCGTGGAGTTCTACTGGAGCCCATTTCTAGTGCAGCTAGAtgtcaaaaaggaaaatggcaCTAGAGTACTGAGGCTTGATAAACTTTCAAGCTCAGCCCGGCTGTGGCGAGGCGCGGACATTATGGTGTTCAACACTGGGCACTGGTGGGCGCATCAAGGAAAGTTGAGAGC GTGGGACTTGTTTCAATACAGGGGAAAATTGGTGGAGGAAATGGAGATAGAATCAGCATTAGATATAGCCATGAAGACCTGGGCACGTTGGATCAGGCATAAATTGGATAGGAATAAAACAAGAGTATTCTTCCGGAGCATTTCACCCTCCCACACCGGGAAGCAATGCTACAATGAAACTCAGCCCATCTTGGATGAATCCGATGCAGCATCATTCCCCAAGTCCCTGACTGAGATCATTGAGGGAACAATCAAAGCAATGAAAAACCCAGTGCGATACTTGAACATCACCAATCTATCTGAGTACCGAAGAGATGCCCATCCATCAATCTATTCCAGAAAGCAAGAGGAGCGACAACAGCGAAAAGAGTTTCATCCTGATTGTAGCCACTGGTGCCTGCCAGGGCTGCCGGATACATGGAACGGTCTATTGTATGCATCCTTGGTGTTTGACACCTCAGGACACATTTCTGATTCTTGA
- the LOC117926434 gene encoding uncharacterized protein At1g03900, producing MDTEEKISNDQEGVDDSEETDAVELILFQVSECYVYLIPPRKSAASYRADEWNVNKWAWEGTLKVVSKGEECIIKLEDKKTGELYARAFLRNGEPHPVEPVIDSSRYFVLRIEENIGGRLRHAFIGLGFRERPEAYDFQAALHDHMKYLNKKKTAEEMEQHYQKASSVDYSLKDGETLVLQIKNKSGHGVKSKFFEQQSMNNLSLEEKTNQKEPICIKPPPPPPGPLSPAGKGPNSPSNWVPNFNLEGTSKDEAQDSIRESKEPPSLEKQSPQDTPDDDFGDFQTAG from the exons ATGGACACAGAAGAGAAGATATCGAACGATCAGGAAGGCGTTGATGACAGCGAAGAGACTGACGCAGTAGAGCTCATCCTCTTTCAAGTCTCTGAATGCTATGTTTATTTG ATACCCCCAAGGAAAAGTGCAGCTTCCTACAG GGCTGATGAATGGAATGTCAACAAATGGGCCTGGGAGGGGACACTGAAAGTTGTTAGCAAGGGAGAAGAATGCATTATCAAACTTGAAGATAAGAAAACAG GTGAATTATATGCTCGGGCATTTTTGAGAAATGGAGAACCACATCCTGTGGAGCCTGTAATTGATAGCAGCAG ATACTTTGTTCTTCGTATAGAAGAGAACATTG GTGGTCGTCTTCGACATGCTTTCATTGGCCTTGGGTTTAGAGAAAGGCCGGAAGCTTATGACTTCCAGGCAGCCCTGCATGACCATATGAA ATAtctgaacaaaaagaaaacagcTGAAGAGATGGAACAGCATTACCAGAAAGCTTCATCTGTGGATTACAGTTTAAAAGATGGGGAGACTCTAGTTCTACAAATAAAGAAT AAAAGTGGGCATGGGGTGAAGTCCAAGTTTTTTGAGCAGCAGAGTATGAACAATCTCTCACTGGAAGAAAAGACCAACCAAAAAGAGCCAATTTGTATCAAACCCCCGCCACCTCCACCAGGACCACTTTCACCTGCTGGTAAGGGCCCAAATTCCCCATCAAACTGGGTACCAAATTTCAACCTGGAGGGAACTTCCAAAGATGAGGCCCAAGACTCCATAAGAGAATCAAAAGAACCACCTTCTCTTGAAAAGCAAAGCCCCCAAGATACACCAGATGATGACTTCGGGGATTTTCAAACAGCAGGAtag
- the LOC117926431 gene encoding uncharacterized protein LOC117926431 isoform X1, which produces MDFKGITWVGNMYQKFETICLEVEDIMYQDTVKYFENHVKYVEDQVETVGESVKKFCSEIVQDLLLPDSLEVTDSNLSLDQHDNVKLCKKPKVGIKEEAKVGIKEEAKVGIKEEAKVSIKEEFIKFDIDRLTEHSEIADLNEDVEHKSSFTGLHGVNNLFQSYSGNSVRGACSDLHLVQNDDGVMCKNLDAGIKRNPVKVSQFPIEVSGVITPMSGDVSRLPSSLNENCENKCNQMAITSPPASVEITECNLEGAICNEIADVTAISVDLPSVPLVESIGKEGREMVFSSRGGLSSELNAGNIPMDNGVGSLIGSFRDIQHNETAEKEDLLSHSEGSDGWNIDAIEINDVIEQGIETTKDLLDKMKLEDACVMVDGDELHVVSHREGKVWLVKKKLRNAFYSKRRLARKEYERLAVWHRVIDSESNQPGAESLTPSPSTDSDKRTSPDDDFCQSEWELL; this is translated from the exons ATGGATTTCAAAGGTATAACCTGGGTTGGGAATATGTACCAGAAGTTTGAAACTATTTGCTTGGAAGTGGAAGATATTATGTATCAG GACACTGTTAAATACTTTGAAAATCATGTTAAGTATGTTGAAGATCAGGTGGAAACAGTTGGTGAAAGTGTTAAAAAGTTCTGTTCAGAAATTGTGCAAGATTTGCTGCTTCCTGATTCTTTGGAAGTGACAGATTCTAACCTGTCCCTGGACCAACATGATAATGTCAAGTTGTGTAAAAAGCCAAAAGTTGGTATCAAGGAAGAGGCAAAAGTTGGTATCAAGGAAGAGGCAAAAGTTGGCATCAAGGAAGAGGCAAAAGTTAGCATCAAGGAGGAATTCATAAAGTTTGATATTGATCGATTGACCGAGCATTCTGAAATTGCTGATCTAAATGAGGATGTGGAGCACAAATCATCTTTCACTGGGCTGCATGGTGTAAATAACTTATTCCAATCATATTCTGGGAATTCAGTTAGAGGGGCATGCTCTGACTTGCATTTGGTGCAAAATGATGATGGGGTCATGTGCAAGAATCTAGATGCTGGTATCAAACGAAATCCTGTAAAGGTGAGTCAGTTTCCAATTGAGGTGTCAGGGGTAATCACTCCTATGTCAGGTGATGTAAGCAGACTGCCATCATCCCtgaatgaaaattgtgaaaacaaGTGTAATCAGATGGCTATAACTTCGCCCCCAGCTTCAGTTGAGATTACAGAGTGCAACTTGGAAGGAGCAATTTGTAATGAGATTGCTGATGTGACTGCTATTTCAGTTGATCTTCCATCAGTTCCTTTAGTTGAATCCATTGGGAAGGAAGGGAGGGAGATGGTGTTTTCTTCCAGAGGTGGCTTATCATCAGAATTAAATG CTGGAAACATCCCCATGGACAATGGGGTGGGTTCTCTGATTGGGTCCTTCAGGGATATTCAACACAATGAAACTGCAGAAAAGGAGGACCTTTTGTCCCATTCAG AAGGATCAGATGGCTGGAATATAGATGCTATTGAGATCAATGATGTTATTGAGCAAGGAATTGAAACCACCAAAGACTTGCTTGATAAGATGAAGCTTGAGGATGCGTGTGTTATGGTGGATGGTGACGAACTTCATGTTGTTTCTCACAGGGAAGGCAAAGTCTGGCTTGTCAAg AAAAAGCTTCGTAATGCTTTTTATTCAAAGAGGAGATTAGCCAGAAAGGAGTATGAGCGGCTTGCTGTCTGGCATAGAGTCATTGATTCAGAATCCAACCAGCCTGGTGCTGAGAGTTTGACACCAAGTCCTAGTACAGACTCAGACAAAAGAACATCTCCAGATGATGATTTCTGCCAATCTGAGTGGGAGCTTCTCTAA
- the LOC117926431 gene encoding uncharacterized protein LOC117926431 isoform X3 produces the protein MDFKGITWVGNMYQKFETICLEVEDIMYQDTVKYFENHVKYVEDQVETVGESVKKFCSEIVQDLLLPDSLEVTDSNLSLDQHDNVKLCKKPKVGIKEEAKVGIKEEAKVGIKEEAKVSIKEEFIKFDIDRLTEHSEIADLNEDVEHKSSFTGLHGVNNLFQSYSGNSVRGACSDLHLVQNDDGVMCKNLDAGIKRNPVKVSQFPIEVSGVITPMSGDVSRLPSSLNENCENKCNQMAITSPPASVEITECNLEGAICNEIADVTAISVDLPSVPLVESIGKEGREMVFSSRGGLSSELNAGNIPMDNGVGSLIGSFRDIQHNETAEKEDLLSHSDGWNIDAIEINDVIEQGIETTKDLLDKMKLEDACVMVDGDELHVVSHREGKVWLVKKKLRNAFYSKRRLARKEYERLAVWHRVIDSESNQPGAESLTPSPSTDSDKRTSPDDDFCQSEWELL, from the exons ATGGATTTCAAAGGTATAACCTGGGTTGGGAATATGTACCAGAAGTTTGAAACTATTTGCTTGGAAGTGGAAGATATTATGTATCAG GACACTGTTAAATACTTTGAAAATCATGTTAAGTATGTTGAAGATCAGGTGGAAACAGTTGGTGAAAGTGTTAAAAAGTTCTGTTCAGAAATTGTGCAAGATTTGCTGCTTCCTGATTCTTTGGAAGTGACAGATTCTAACCTGTCCCTGGACCAACATGATAATGTCAAGTTGTGTAAAAAGCCAAAAGTTGGTATCAAGGAAGAGGCAAAAGTTGGTATCAAGGAAGAGGCAAAAGTTGGCATCAAGGAAGAGGCAAAAGTTAGCATCAAGGAGGAATTCATAAAGTTTGATATTGATCGATTGACCGAGCATTCTGAAATTGCTGATCTAAATGAGGATGTGGAGCACAAATCATCTTTCACTGGGCTGCATGGTGTAAATAACTTATTCCAATCATATTCTGGGAATTCAGTTAGAGGGGCATGCTCTGACTTGCATTTGGTGCAAAATGATGATGGGGTCATGTGCAAGAATCTAGATGCTGGTATCAAACGAAATCCTGTAAAGGTGAGTCAGTTTCCAATTGAGGTGTCAGGGGTAATCACTCCTATGTCAGGTGATGTAAGCAGACTGCCATCATCCCtgaatgaaaattgtgaaaacaaGTGTAATCAGATGGCTATAACTTCGCCCCCAGCTTCAGTTGAGATTACAGAGTGCAACTTGGAAGGAGCAATTTGTAATGAGATTGCTGATGTGACTGCTATTTCAGTTGATCTTCCATCAGTTCCTTTAGTTGAATCCATTGGGAAGGAAGGGAGGGAGATGGTGTTTTCTTCCAGAGGTGGCTTATCATCAGAATTAAATG CTGGAAACATCCCCATGGACAATGGGGTGGGTTCTCTGATTGGGTCCTTCAGGGATATTCAACACAATGAAACTGCAGAAAAGGAGGACCTTTTGTCCCATTCAG ATGGCTGGAATATAGATGCTATTGAGATCAATGATGTTATTGAGCAAGGAATTGAAACCACCAAAGACTTGCTTGATAAGATGAAGCTTGAGGATGCGTGTGTTATGGTGGATGGTGACGAACTTCATGTTGTTTCTCACAGGGAAGGCAAAGTCTGGCTTGTCAAg AAAAAGCTTCGTAATGCTTTTTATTCAAAGAGGAGATTAGCCAGAAAGGAGTATGAGCGGCTTGCTGTCTGGCATAGAGTCATTGATTCAGAATCCAACCAGCCTGGTGCTGAGAGTTTGACACCAAGTCCTAGTACAGACTCAGACAAAAGAACATCTCCAGATGATGATTTCTGCCAATCTGAGTGGGAGCTTCTCTAA